The genome window CGGCAGCTACTTCACCGTGGAAAGCCACCTGCGCCACCTCGACGAGGTGCGCGCCGGGGAGCCGGTGCGGGTGGAGACCCGGGTGCTGGAGGGCAAGGGCAAGAAGCTGCGGCTGTTCCACCAGTTCCGCCACGGCGACGGCCACCTGCTCGCCACCGGCGAGCACATGCTGCTGCACGTGAACCTCGGCACGCGCTCGGCGAGCGAACCGGGCAGCCATGTGGCCGAGCTTCTCGGCCGGATCGCCGCGCAGCACGCGGAGCTGCCGGTTCCCGAGGGCGTGGGCCGCGCCGTCGGCCAGCCGCGCTGACCGGGCCGCCGGAGATTGCCCGCGGCGGCAGTCTCCGGCGCGCTCCCTCCGGCGGCCGCGCCAGCCGTGCAACGCCCCACCGACACGGGCCCGCCCCCCGCCGGGCGGGAGGAGACCGCCTCAGCCGCGGTCTCCGGCGCGGTCCTTCCCACGCGCTCACCCGCCGTACCGTCGCGCACCCGACGGCATCGCCCCCAATGCCCTGTGCCAAGGGGGATTTCCCCGGGGCGCAATTCCCGTCTCCCTCCCCGCCTTCGGCCGCACCTGCCACGCAGCCGGGCAGCCAAGGGCACGGGCGTTGCGCCCCGTTCGGCATCCGGCCCTGCGCGGCAGGCGTGCAGGCCGGCCCGCGCCGACGCATGGCGCCCTCTCGCCCGGGCGGTCACGCTTCGGGGCGGTGTGACCCTTCCCGAGGGGGCATGGACGGGCGCCGGCCACAGGGCATCGCGGCCACAGCCGTACAGGGATCGTGCTTCCCGGCGCGCGCGGCGCGGTTTGCGCTACCCACGCTGCGGGGGCTGCGCTAGGGATGGGGCGACGCGACAAAGCCCGGAAAGACCTCCCGATGACCGACATCACCCTCCGCCGCCCGGATGACTGGCACCTGCACCTGCGCGACGGCGAGATGCTGCGCGGCGTGCTGCCCGAGAGCCGCGACTTCGCCCGCGCCATCATCATGCCCAACCTCGTGCCGCCGGTGGTGACCGGCGCCGAGGCCGCCGCCTACCGCGAGCGCATCCTGGCCGCCCTGCCCGATGGCCAGGATTTCGAGCCGCTGATGACCCTCTATCTCACCGAGGATACCGAGCCGCAGGACGTGGCCGCCGCCGCCGCCTCGGGCCTGGTGCGCGCGGTGAAGCTCTATCCCGCCGGCGCCACCACCAATTCCCACGCCGGCGTGCGGGACTTCGCCCGCGTGCGCGGCGTGCTGGAGACGATGGCGGAGATCGGCCTGCCGCTCTGCGTGCATGGCGAGGTGGTGGACCCGGAGGTGGACATCTTCGACCGCGAGGCGGTGTTCATCGAGCGCGTGCTCGCGCCGCTGCGCCGCGACCTGCCGGAGCTGAAGGTGGTGATGGAGCATGTCACCACATCGGACGGCATCGACTACGTGACG of Paroceanicella profunda contains these proteins:
- the pyrC gene encoding dihydroorotase — encoded protein: MTDITLRRPDDWHLHLRDGEMLRGVLPESRDFARAIIMPNLVPPVVTGAEAAAYRERILAALPDGQDFEPLMTLYLTEDTEPQDVAAAAASGLVRAVKLYPAGATTNSHAGVRDFARVRGVLETMAEIGLPLCVHGEVVDPEVDIFDREAVFIERVLAPLRRDLPELKVVMEHVTTSDGIDYVTGSGGTIAATITTHHLILNRNHLLVGGIRPHYYCLPVVKRERHRLALRAAATSGDARFFLGTDSAPHVDPAKECGCGCAGVFSATNTMSCLAHVFEEDGALDRLEAFASLNGPAFYGLAPNEARITLRRGATPVAFPPRIETGAGPVTVFDPGFPLHWRVVD